One window of Drosophila bipectinata strain 14024-0381.07 chromosome 4, DbipHiC1v2, whole genome shotgun sequence genomic DNA carries:
- the LOC108128237 gene encoding small ribosomal subunit protein eS24-like: MSGTTATIRTRKFMTNRLLARKQMVCDVLHPGLSSVNKTEIREKLAAMYKVTPDVVFVFGFRTNFGGGRSTGFALIYDTLDFA; this comes from the coding sequence ATGTCAGGTACAACCGCCACCATCCGCACCCGCAAGTTCATGACCAACCGCCTGCTCGCCAGGAAACAGATGGTCTGCGATGTTCTGCACCCCGGCCTGTCGTCCGTGAACAAGACCGAGATCCGCGAGAAGCTCGCCGCCATGTACAAGGTCACCCCCGATGTGGTCTTCGTCTTCGGATTCCGCACAAACTTCGGAGGCGGCCGCTCCACTGGCTTTGCCCTCATCTACGACACTCTGGACTTCGCCTAG